A portion of the Caenorhabditis elegans chromosome III genome contains these proteins:
- the exc-6 gene encoding Excretory canal abnormal protein 6 (Confirmed by transcript evidence), with amino-acid sequence MTSDTIRQTLDELLLDKNGGSSNEARAFFLSQIIDQLKLISSQTDAERQLQKLQLKDPNDNIVKATPPPPPPPPPLISILQQAPPPPPPPPPPTLKAPPPPPILGLKTPSKSLKTPTPRPKECPTSFLPKKEKKTKTRTVQWSKINASVVQDDSVWGKLAKASNVDIDFDLLDNFFGIESLAVSGAAEVVKKSTRKDAHVELLTAKRSQNVAIMLKQFKNIDELIDDVSQNKPVAEIDALQNLFGMLPQSEEEEALRRYTGDISLLSPPSSFFYRLVQIQFYRLRIETQIFLSDFSRLMRELAPNVEILIRTSQEILTSPTLPRLLLIFVNMGNYLNGNNSQGNAFGFTLNSLWKLIDLKGNKQEFSLLHLLVTCEPDLVAHLQEELSTLKDASQISFDEIKISLKTLRDGRCKLEKQLETCSGASFTQFLELIKIDCKFELDEFGANYDKLTELQYQLADYFCENRNTFQLDECLKIFNFLMNRLQQTLKEHVTRETRKLKKEEKKETQTTRECEKTMKKPEKIDLFDALTASNGGPESPRKRAAGILDMRQKLGNVRIRKLRDVTTLESSFTPPPPPPLESPTDSTSSKENESVKPAKTSTNYEMCNDLESYITSLTRKRASHLPKAPPKEEPKLPEVLPEKSKIALKIEKIPEKIDKPPLPQAAPIIPKLPQKSIKAPSTVTTRSKVPPPTAAAAVRIVSVTTTTTPTKTAELRKPGARSPKTTVATVPKVTVVPVSRVPVAPSTPLSRRMSAPVVRKPTMTAEKKREITMKPSVSTSARPSLINTSSHPMVRSPLPKMSVLEKPKPLRITRPTVIPQSPTVTSSARPSGLRQPAKPKWV; translated from the exons ATGACGAGCGACACAATTCGACAAACTCTCGACGAGCTGCTACTTGACAAGAATGGCGGCAGCAGCAACGAGGCTCGCGCCTTCTTCTTATCACAAATTATCGATCAGCTGAAATTGATTAGTTCTCAG ACCGATGCAGAACGACAATTGCAAAAACTACAACTAAAGGATCCCAACGACAATATAGTCAAAGCCACGCCCCCTCCTCCGCCCCCGCCCCCGCCTTTAATTTCAATACTCCAACAGGCGCCTCCACCGCCTCCCCCACCGCCTCCTCCAACCCTAAAAGCTCCACCGCCACCGCCAATTTTGGGCCTGAAAACACCTTCAAAAAGCCTAAAAACGCCCACGCCTCGGCCCAAAGAGTGTCCCACCTcgtttttgccgaaaaaagagaaaaagacgAAAACACGGACGGTTCAGTGGTCGAAAATCAACGCGAGTGTGGTTCAGGACGACAGTGTCTGGGGTAAACTGGCGAAAGCCAGCAATGTGGATATCGATTTTGATCTactcgacaatttttttggaattgagaGCTTGGCGGTGTCGGGAGCCGCCGAGGTGGTCAAG aaatctaCACGAAAAGACGCCCACGTAGAATTATTAACTGCAAAACGTAGTCAAAACGTGGCAATCATGCTGaaacagttcaaaaatatcgatGAGCTCATCGATGACGTCAGCCAAAACAAGCCGGTCGCCGAAATAGATGCTTTGCAGAATTTGTTTGGAATGCTGCCGCAAAGTGAAGAG gaagaagCCCTACGACGATACACCGGTGACATTTCCCTACTTTCTCCTCCATCGAGCTTTTTCTACCGTCTAGTGCAGATTCAATTCTATCGCTTACG aatagaAACCCAAATCTTCCTAAGCGATTTCTCGCGTCTAATGCGAGAACTGGCGCCAAACGTGGAGATATTGATCCGAACAAGTCAAG agaTTCTCACTTCGCCCACCTTGCCCCGCCtactattgatttttgtgaatatgggaaattatttgaatggGAATAACTCGCAAGGGAATGCTTTCGGATTTACACTGAATTCATTGTGGAAGCTGATTGATTTGAAGGGAAATAAACAGGAATTTTCATTGTTACATTTGCTGGTTACG tgcGAGCCGGACCTAGTTGCACATCTCCAGGAAGAGCTCTCAACGCTGAAAGACGCTTCACAAATCAGTTTCGACGAGATCAAAATCTCGCTGAAGACCCTACGAGATGGGCGGTGCAAGTTGGAAAAGCAGCTTGAAACCTGCTCCGGCGCCAGCTTCACCCAATTTCTGGAGCTCATAAAAATTGACTGCAAATTTGAGCTAGACGAGTTTGGCGCCAACTATGACAAGCTCACGGAGCTACAGTACCAGCTTGCCGACTATTTTTGCGAGAACCGGAACACTTTCCAGCTCGACgagtgtctgaaaattttcaattttttgatgaatcgaCTTCAACAGACTTTAAAGGAACATGTCACTCGGGAgactagaaaattgaaaaaagaagagaagaaggagacgcagacgacgagagaatgtgaaaaaactatgaaaaaaccAGAGAAAATCGATCTTTTCGATGCTCTGACGGCAAGTAATGGTGGTCCAGAATC CCCTCGAAAACGTGCCGCAGGCATTCTGGACATGCGGCAAAAGTTGGGAAATGTGAGAATTCGAAAGCTCCGTGACGTCACAACTTTGGAGAg cagtttcaccccaccaccaccaccaccactcgAATCACCGACCGACAGCACGAGCAGTAAGGAAAATGAGTCGGTGAAGCCGGCGAAAACCTCGACAAATTACGAAATGTGCAACGATTTGGAAAGCTATATTACTAGTTTGACcagaaaa agagcTAGTCACTTGCCAAAAGCGCCACCTAAAGAAGAGCCAAAACTACCAGAAGTGCTTCCGGAGAAGTCGAAAATCGcgctgaaaatcgagaaaatccccgaaaaaatcgataaacccCCATTGCCACAAGCAGCACCAATCATACCAAAACTgccacaaaaatcgataaaagcCCCGTCTACAGTAACCACCCGATCGAAAGTTCCACCGCCGACAGCGGCTGCGGCGGTCCGTATTGTCAGTGTGACGACCACAACAACTCCAACCAAAACGGCAGAGCTCAGGAAACCGGGCGCTCGGAGCCCGAAGACTACAGTAGCTACAGTAccaaaggttactgtagttcctGTGAGCAGAGTACCTGTGGCTCCGTCAACTCCGCTGAGCCGACGAATGAGTGCTCCAGTAGTCCGGAAGCCAACTATGACGGCTGAGAAAAAACGGGAG ataaccATGAAGCCGTCGGTATCAACATCTGCACGTCCTAGCCTCATCAATACCAGCTCCCACCCGATGGTGAGGTCCCCACTGCCTAAAATGAGTGTTCTGGAGAAGCCGAAGCCACTGCGGATCACCCGACCTACAGTAATTCCCCAGTCGCCTACAGTGACGTCATCGGCTCGTCCGAGTGGTCTTCGGCAACCTGCTAAACCGAAATGGgtgtaa